The Nitrospira sp. KM1 genome includes a window with the following:
- the pnp gene encoding polyribonucleotide nucleotidyltransferase has translation MIHSVELDIAGRPLRLETGRVAKQADGSIWASYGDTVVLATAVASQNAKAGVDFLPLTVDYQEKAYAAGKIPGGYFKREGRPSEKEVLTSRLIDRPLRPLFPEGYYFETQVIAAVLSADKTGSSDVIAITAASAALAVSNIPFLGPVAGVKIGRVNGQFLVNPDLETLEKSELHLVVAGTADAVMMVEAGANELPESTMLAAIELAHAEIKKIVAKINELRAAAGNKPKRPVVTEQISPVLADQVKSLVAQGIRDAIMIPNKTARQERLDLILKDAVEKLKQPDDPNRERHVKLVFHGLEYTEVRNMILEKGSRADGRGPADIRPITCEVGVLPRTHGSALFTRGETQSLAVITLGTTDDEQRIDALEGEYTRTFMLHYNFPPFSVGEARPLRSPGRREVGHGALAERALKPVIPGKDVFPYTLRIVSDILESNGSSSMATVCGGTLGMMDAGVPIKEPVAGIAMGLIKEGDRVMILSDILGLEDHLGDMDFKVCGTKNGVTALQMDIKIGGLSASLMQQALEQARAGRLHILGCMQSAIRSPRTNMSAFAPRIFTMKVKQDKIREVIGPGGKTIRSIQADCGVKINIEDTGIVTIASADEASLEKAKEMVNRIVEEVEIGKTYLGTVRKIMDFGAFVEVLPGTDGLVHISQLAHHRVKSVSDEVAEGDQILVKVLEVDRQGKIRLSRKETMPAPTGAGTKDSTVG, from the coding sequence ATGATACACTCGGTAGAACTCGACATTGCGGGGCGCCCGCTCAGACTGGAGACCGGTCGAGTGGCGAAACAGGCCGACGGATCAATTTGGGCGTCCTATGGTGATACGGTCGTATTAGCGACAGCGGTCGCCTCTCAGAACGCCAAAGCCGGCGTCGATTTTCTTCCACTCACTGTCGACTATCAGGAAAAGGCGTACGCAGCGGGTAAGATTCCCGGCGGATATTTCAAGCGTGAAGGGCGTCCCTCTGAAAAAGAAGTGTTGACCAGCCGGTTGATTGATCGGCCGCTACGTCCTCTCTTCCCCGAAGGGTACTATTTCGAGACTCAAGTCATTGCAGCAGTACTATCCGCAGACAAGACTGGCTCTTCCGATGTGATCGCCATTACAGCGGCATCGGCAGCCTTAGCCGTGTCGAACATTCCGTTTCTGGGACCCGTGGCTGGTGTGAAAATTGGTCGAGTGAACGGACAGTTCCTCGTCAATCCCGATTTGGAGACCCTCGAGAAAAGCGAACTCCATCTCGTGGTGGCCGGTACCGCCGACGCCGTGATGATGGTCGAAGCCGGTGCCAATGAATTGCCCGAATCCACGATGCTCGCGGCGATTGAATTAGCGCATGCCGAAATCAAAAAGATAGTGGCGAAAATTAACGAGCTTCGAGCGGCCGCCGGTAACAAACCGAAGCGACCAGTGGTAACCGAGCAGATCAGTCCAGTCCTTGCGGACCAGGTCAAATCCCTCGTTGCGCAGGGTATTCGTGATGCCATCATGATTCCGAACAAGACGGCTCGCCAGGAGAGATTGGATTTGATCCTGAAAGATGCGGTGGAGAAGCTCAAGCAACCTGACGATCCTAACCGTGAGCGGCATGTGAAGCTTGTCTTTCACGGATTGGAATACACTGAAGTCCGGAACATGATTCTTGAAAAAGGCTCACGCGCTGACGGGCGGGGCCCCGCGGACATCCGGCCGATCACGTGCGAAGTCGGTGTGCTGCCCCGGACTCATGGATCTGCCCTCTTCACAAGAGGAGAAACGCAGAGTCTGGCCGTCATCACGTTGGGCACCACGGATGACGAGCAGCGGATCGATGCGTTGGAGGGTGAGTATACCCGGACGTTCATGCTCCATTATAATTTCCCTCCATTCAGCGTGGGAGAGGCGCGGCCGTTGCGCTCACCGGGGCGACGCGAGGTCGGTCATGGCGCATTGGCGGAGCGTGCATTGAAACCGGTCATACCCGGGAAGGATGTGTTCCCCTATACCCTACGCATCGTGTCGGATATTCTAGAGTCCAACGGGTCTTCCTCGATGGCTACCGTGTGCGGTGGAACCCTTGGCATGATGGACGCCGGAGTGCCGATTAAGGAACCTGTGGCCGGTATCGCAATGGGTCTGATCAAGGAGGGCGATCGTGTCATGATTCTGTCGGACATTCTCGGACTTGAAGATCATCTTGGCGATATGGACTTCAAGGTCTGCGGAACGAAGAACGGAGTGACCGCACTTCAGATGGACATCAAGATCGGCGGTCTCTCTGCGAGCTTGATGCAGCAGGCCTTGGAGCAAGCCAGGGCGGGACGACTCCATATTCTCGGATGCATGCAGAGCGCAATTCGTTCTCCGAGAACAAACATGTCGGCATTCGCTCCTCGCATATTCACGATGAAGGTGAAACAGGACAAGATTCGTGAAGTCATCGGCCCGGGCGGAAAAACCATCCGAAGTATCCAGGCCGATTGCGGAGTGAAAATCAATATCGAGGATACCGGAATTGTGACCATCGCTTCAGCTGATGAGGCATCGCTTGAAAAGGCCAAGGAGATGGTTAATCGGATTGTGGAGGAAGTGGAAATCGGAAAGACCTACCTTGGGACGGTTAGGAAAATCATGGATTTCGGCGCATTTGTTGAGGTACTTCCTGGAACAGATGGATTGGTGCATATCTCGCAACTCGCGCATCATCGGGTAAAATCGGTTTCGGACGAGGTTGCAGAAGGGGATCAAATCTTGGTTAAGGTATTGGAAGTCGACCGTCAGGGTAAGATCCGGCTTAGTCGAAAGGAAACCATGCCCGCACCGACCGGTGCTGGGACGAAAGACTCAACTGTCGGGTAA
- the rpsO gene encoding 30S ribosomal protein S15, whose amino-acid sequence MALLKEAKTELIKQYRQHDGDSGSPEVQIAVLTNRITYLTEHFKLHKKDHHSRRGLLQLVGRRRRLLDYLRDIDDARYRAVIDRLGIRK is encoded by the coding sequence ATGGCATTGTTGAAGGAAGCGAAGACGGAATTGATCAAGCAGTACCGGCAGCATGATGGAGATTCCGGTTCCCCGGAAGTGCAGATCGCAGTATTGACGAACCGGATCACGTATTTAACGGAGCATTTCAAGCTCCACAAAAAGGATCATCACTCCCGCCGGGGTCTTTTGCAACTCGTGGGGAGACGCCGGCGACTTCTTGATTACCTGCGGGATATCGACGACGCACGGTATCGGGCCGTCATTGATCGATTAGGAATTCGGAAATAG
- the truB gene encoding tRNA pseudouridine(55) synthase TruB, which produces MTCLDQAAAVMDGVLIVHKEAGWTSHDVVAKLRSVLGVSKVGHAGTLDPAATGVLPVLTGRGTRIAEYLVEWDKEYRAVLRLGETTDTQDATGMVLSRHLAGHITGPEIEHALERFRGVIQQVPPMYSALKVDGVPLYRSARAGKTIVREARSITVSHLDLLSFDGTDATLRVVCSKGTYVRTLCADIGEILGVGGHLLALERSRVGPLTLDHAMSVEEIARRQALGILSHTMLSLDRALNEFPVLVVNGQTAARVRNGVSVPFADVLNRETATDCTPRQDSIVRIHDEGGTLLAIGRGPDRSGAVYAIEKVLVDRDHGSVSRREL; this is translated from the coding sequence ATGACTTGCCTTGATCAGGCAGCGGCTGTGATGGACGGTGTCCTTATCGTACACAAAGAGGCCGGATGGACCTCGCACGATGTCGTGGCAAAGCTGCGTTCTGTCCTTGGCGTCAGCAAGGTCGGTCATGCCGGCACATTGGATCCCGCCGCAACAGGCGTGTTACCCGTGCTCACGGGACGAGGTACTCGAATCGCCGAGTATTTGGTGGAATGGGACAAGGAATATCGAGCCGTGCTGCGTCTCGGAGAAACGACGGATACGCAAGATGCCACCGGGATGGTCTTGTCCAGGCACCTCGCCGGTCATATCACAGGACCGGAAATCGAGCACGCGCTTGAAAGATTTCGAGGAGTTATTCAGCAAGTGCCGCCGATGTATTCCGCACTCAAGGTCGACGGCGTTCCATTGTATAGATCGGCGCGTGCGGGAAAAACCATTGTCCGCGAGGCCAGATCGATCACCGTCAGTCACTTGGATTTGCTGTCGTTCGATGGAACTGACGCGACGCTTCGTGTGGTGTGTTCCAAAGGCACATATGTTCGTACGCTGTGTGCTGATATCGGTGAGATCCTGGGCGTCGGAGGGCACCTTCTCGCGTTGGAACGTTCTCGCGTAGGCCCGCTCACCCTCGATCATGCCATGTCCGTCGAAGAGATTGCCAGGCGTCAAGCACTGGGAATTCTTTCACACACGATGCTCTCGCTGGATCGAGCACTGAACGAATTTCCTGTGCTGGTGGTAAATGGTCAGACGGCCGCGAGAGTGCGGAACGGAGTCTCCGTTCCTTTTGCTGATGTACTCAATCGGGAAACCGCGACGGACTGTACGCCACGGCAGGACTCGATCGTCCGTATCCATGACGAAGGCGGAACGCTGCTGGCGATTGGAAGAGGTCCGGACCGATCAGGCGCGGTGTATGCGATCGAAAAGGTTCTGGTCGATCGAGACCACGGTTCAGTAAGTAGGAGAGAATTGTAA
- the rbfA gene encoding 30S ribosome-binding factor RbfA: MAKTGFSRADRVADQIRMEVADILMRKIKDPRVRSVTVTDVELTSDLRIARVFVTAFGEDAVTRDVFAGLARASGFVRSELGRRLSLRYLPEVVFVKDVSGARGDRVLQLLDELHVDSEGAKPRFQHVNEMPGNKGDNDLP, encoded by the coding sequence ATGGCCAAGACGGGTTTTAGTCGAGCCGATCGAGTCGCAGACCAAATCCGGATGGAGGTAGCCGACATTTTGATGCGAAAGATCAAGGATCCTCGCGTCAGATCGGTCACGGTCACGGACGTCGAATTGACTAGTGATCTTCGGATTGCCAGGGTTTTCGTGACCGCATTCGGCGAGGATGCGGTCACGCGCGACGTGTTTGCGGGACTTGCAAGAGCGAGCGGATTTGTCCGTAGCGAGTTGGGGCGCCGGCTTTCGCTTCGATATCTGCCTGAAGTCGTCTTTGTGAAGGACGTCAGCGGAGCACGGGGGGATCGGGTTTTGCAACTGCTGGACGAACTCCACGTGGATTCCGAGGGGGCAAAGCCGCGGTTTCAGCACGTGAACGAGATGCCGGGCAATAAAGGCGACAATGACTTGCCTTGA
- a CDS encoding DUF503 domain-containing protein, producing the protein MSIVVGLCTIELFFPDSQSLKDKRHVLLSVKDRLHDKFNLSVAEVGEQDLWQKSILGLACVANDGRYVNQVLDQALNLIRNNPTVEIVNSRIELL; encoded by the coding sequence GTGAGCATTGTTGTCGGTCTCTGCACGATCGAATTATTTTTCCCTGACAGTCAATCGCTCAAAGACAAGCGGCATGTGCTTTTGAGCGTGAAGGACCGCCTTCATGACAAATTTAACCTCTCGGTGGCAGAAGTCGGCGAGCAGGATCTCTGGCAAAAATCTATTCTGGGACTGGCCTGCGTGGCCAATGACGGTCGATACGTGAATCAAGTGTTGGATCAGGCCTTGAATCTGATACGAAATAATCCGACCGTCGAGATCGTCAACTCTCGCATTGAACTATTGTGA
- the infB gene encoding translation initiation factor IF-2, whose protein sequence is MRVYELAKQLGMENRELIPELKRLGIAVASHSSALEEEAVQTALAKLVPKQKSPQKLVTKGTEGETGQRHKDSGDPGTHHATAKPWSSPSITEDASKPDKRRILIKRKKSEDSTSEEGLPPLGGDTAASLVSESAVPSMQPVGVQPHLEAPPASQHETAQPPSAQPSATVQPSTPAPTSKPAAVPAVDTLTGKKKVLEELQAENLKDKLKKVRKPGRPREEDDARVREDAARWQDLRAIPVQRRDDRVKHVHHSAPSEITKPRKKSVKLMPGATVKEFAESIGQRPADIVRKLMDMGQMITMNQPMNLDVAAMIAEEAGIKMEVSIEKAGEQLLDEVVRIEGEIHLQPRPPVVTIMGHVDHGKTSLLDAIRETKVAEGEAGGITQHIGAYTVTVHGKQVTFLDTPGHEAFTAMRARGAKVTDIVILVVAADDGVMPQTVEAIHHAKAAGVPLIVAMNKIDKPGANPDRVRNALSEHGLISEAWGGDTIMVEVSAKQRTGLDHLLEMILLQAEVSELKADPNQLAKGAVVEAKLERGRGPVATVLVQNGTLRVGDVFVVGSFSGKVRALVNHAGVKVQEAGPSIPVEVIGLPGVPSAGDVFQVVKDERIAREIAEDRSRKQRAAELAGAGKVSLDDLFAKIQEGSVKELSLVIKADVQGSSEALAAAIEKLPTELVKLRVIHNGVGGITESDVLLAAASNAIIIGFNIRPESKASSLAEKERVDIRLYTIIYDALSDIKAAMEGLLDPTLKERVLGRAEVRQVFTVSKAGTIAGSYVVDGTITRSSAGTRVIRDNVVVYEGKLGSLRRFKDDVREVQQGYECGIGIENFNDIKAGDVIEAYAIDKIAAKL, encoded by the coding sequence ATGCGCGTATATGAACTTGCCAAACAACTTGGAATGGAGAACCGGGAGTTGATTCCGGAGCTCAAGCGACTGGGTATTGCCGTGGCCTCGCATAGCAGTGCCTTAGAGGAGGAGGCCGTGCAAACCGCATTGGCGAAGCTCGTTCCCAAGCAGAAGTCCCCTCAAAAACTTGTCACGAAGGGTACAGAGGGTGAGACCGGGCAACGTCACAAGGACAGCGGTGACCCGGGGACTCACCATGCGACCGCCAAGCCGTGGAGCAGTCCTTCAATCACGGAGGATGCGTCAAAACCAGATAAGCGCCGGATCCTGATTAAACGTAAGAAGTCTGAAGACTCAACTTCTGAAGAGGGACTTCCACCTCTTGGAGGTGATACGGCCGCATCTCTTGTGTCGGAATCCGCCGTTCCTTCGATGCAGCCAGTAGGAGTCCAGCCGCACCTCGAAGCGCCACCGGCCTCCCAACATGAAACCGCTCAGCCTCCCAGCGCACAGCCAAGTGCTACTGTTCAGCCATCGACGCCTGCTCCGACTTCAAAGCCGGCAGCTGTTCCCGCCGTCGACACGCTCACCGGGAAGAAAAAAGTCTTGGAAGAGCTGCAAGCGGAAAATCTCAAGGATAAACTGAAGAAAGTCCGGAAACCCGGACGCCCTCGTGAAGAGGACGACGCGCGTGTTCGGGAAGACGCCGCACGATGGCAAGATCTGAGAGCCATTCCGGTTCAGCGTCGTGATGATCGGGTCAAGCATGTGCATCACAGCGCACCGTCTGAAATCACCAAGCCGCGCAAGAAAAGCGTGAAACTGATGCCTGGCGCGACGGTGAAGGAGTTTGCCGAATCAATCGGTCAGCGTCCTGCGGACATCGTGCGAAAGCTCATGGATATGGGCCAAATGATTACGATGAATCAGCCGATGAACCTCGACGTCGCCGCGATGATTGCCGAGGAGGCCGGAATCAAGATGGAAGTTTCGATCGAAAAGGCTGGTGAGCAATTACTGGACGAAGTCGTTCGGATAGAAGGAGAGATTCATCTTCAGCCTCGACCCCCGGTGGTCACCATTATGGGCCACGTCGATCATGGCAAGACATCCTTGCTTGACGCAATTCGGGAAACGAAAGTCGCAGAAGGAGAGGCTGGCGGCATCACCCAACATATCGGCGCGTATACGGTCACTGTGCACGGCAAACAGGTAACCTTTCTGGATACACCGGGCCACGAAGCATTTACAGCGATGCGGGCACGCGGAGCGAAGGTAACAGACATCGTGATTTTGGTCGTAGCGGCCGATGACGGTGTCATGCCCCAAACCGTCGAAGCCATTCACCATGCGAAGGCCGCGGGAGTCCCGCTTATTGTCGCCATGAACAAGATCGATAAGCCCGGTGCCAATCCCGATCGAGTCCGTAACGCCCTTTCCGAGCACGGCCTCATTTCAGAGGCCTGGGGAGGGGACACGATTATGGTCGAGGTCTCTGCCAAACAAAGGACGGGTTTGGATCACCTGTTGGAAATGATTCTTTTGCAGGCTGAGGTCTCGGAGTTGAAAGCGGACCCGAATCAATTGGCCAAAGGAGCGGTGGTCGAGGCGAAGCTCGAGCGTGGACGCGGGCCGGTAGCGACGGTCCTGGTTCAGAACGGAACGCTGCGTGTCGGAGACGTGTTTGTTGTCGGATCCTTTAGCGGCAAAGTCCGCGCGCTCGTCAATCACGCAGGTGTAAAAGTTCAAGAAGCCGGTCCCTCCATCCCTGTAGAGGTCATCGGATTGCCGGGTGTGCCCTCCGCCGGTGATGTGTTCCAGGTCGTGAAGGATGAGCGAATCGCACGAGAAATTGCAGAGGATCGTTCGCGAAAGCAACGGGCCGCAGAATTGGCAGGAGCCGGTAAAGTATCGTTGGATGATCTGTTTGCCAAAATACAAGAAGGATCGGTGAAGGAACTCTCCCTCGTTATCAAGGCCGACGTCCAGGGGTCCTCCGAAGCTCTCGCTGCGGCAATTGAAAAGCTGCCCACGGAGTTGGTGAAGCTGCGCGTCATTCACAATGGCGTCGGCGGTATCACGGAATCGGACGTCCTATTGGCAGCCGCCTCCAATGCCATCATCATTGGGTTCAATATCAGGCCGGAGTCGAAAGCGTCCTCGCTCGCCGAGAAAGAGCGGGTGGATATACGACTATATACGATCATTTATGACGCCCTATCTGACATCAAGGCAGCCATGGAAGGTCTGCTGGATCCCACTCTCAAAGAACGGGTTTTGGGAAGAGCAGAGGTGCGCCAAGTCTTTACGGTGTCAAAAGCAGGAACGATCGCGGGATCGTACGTTGTAGACGGGACGATTACTCGATCCAGCGCTGGAACGCGGGTTATTCGCGATAACGTGGTCGTCTATGAAGGCAAGCTGGGATCGCTTCGGCGATTCAAAGACGATGTCCGCGAGGTTCAGCAGGGATATGAGTGCGGGATCGGCATCGAGAATTTTAATGATATCAAAGCCGGGGATGTCATCGAAGCGTACGCAATCGATAAGATTGCCGCAAAGCTGTAA
- the nusA gene encoding transcription termination factor NusA has product MNRELISVIDEIGRQKGIDKSKVLGAIEAALQTAAKKRFGQAENIQVEIDSKTGEISVVSKKIIVDAVTNPKAEISLKEARQYDSEAEVGDEIGSLIEMDELGRIAAQTAKQVIFQKVREAEWEAVQKEYSTRQGDLVNGVVLGMERRNYLVDLGKTEAILPIQEQIPRETYRRGDRVKAMLLEVRRTPKDVQVILTRSHPQFVSKLFELEVPEVMEKIVEIKAVVREPGDRTKIAVTSREKAVDPVGACVGIKGSRVQAVVRELRGEKIDIITWTSDPRVFIAEALNPATIEKVGVDEEKKSALVVVADSQLSLAIGKNGQNVRLAARLTGWKIDIISATEYEKEKAERDKEIKAALAEEAEAQRQQEEARQQEKAQAQAESE; this is encoded by the coding sequence ATGAACCGGGAACTCATTTCCGTCATCGACGAAATCGGACGCCAGAAGGGTATCGACAAGAGTAAGGTCCTAGGGGCTATTGAGGCGGCTCTCCAAACGGCAGCCAAAAAGCGATTTGGGCAGGCTGAGAATATCCAGGTAGAAATCGACTCGAAGACGGGTGAAATCTCCGTCGTATCCAAAAAAATCATAGTCGATGCGGTTACCAACCCCAAAGCGGAAATCTCGCTGAAAGAGGCGCGTCAGTATGACAGCGAGGCGGAAGTCGGGGACGAAATCGGGTCCCTCATCGAAATGGACGAATTGGGTCGTATTGCCGCACAAACGGCCAAGCAGGTGATTTTTCAAAAGGTCCGTGAGGCCGAATGGGAGGCGGTGCAGAAAGAGTATTCTACCCGGCAGGGAGACTTGGTGAACGGCGTCGTTCTTGGGATGGAGCGCAGGAATTATCTAGTTGATCTCGGTAAAACCGAGGCCATCCTCCCGATTCAGGAACAGATCCCGCGAGAGACCTATCGACGAGGAGACCGAGTCAAAGCCATGCTTCTCGAGGTGCGACGCACTCCCAAAGACGTACAGGTCATTCTCACGCGGAGCCATCCCCAATTTGTCTCGAAACTGTTTGAATTGGAAGTGCCCGAGGTGATGGAGAAAATCGTCGAGATCAAGGCCGTCGTGAGGGAGCCAGGGGACCGGACAAAGATTGCCGTGACCTCGAGAGAGAAGGCGGTTGATCCGGTCGGCGCGTGTGTCGGCATCAAAGGGTCACGCGTGCAAGCCGTCGTGCGCGAGCTCCGTGGAGAGAAAATCGATATCATTACATGGACGTCGGATCCTCGCGTCTTTATCGCCGAAGCATTGAATCCTGCGACGATTGAGAAGGTCGGTGTGGATGAGGAGAAAAAGTCGGCGTTGGTCGTGGTCGCCGATTCCCAGTTGTCGCTGGCCATCGGAAAGAACGGTCAGAACGTCCGTCTTGCCGCCCGGTTGACGGGCTGGAAGATTGATATCATCAGCGCGACTGAATACGAGAAGGAAAAGGCTGAACGGGACAAAGAGATCAAGGCCGCCTTGGCAGAAGAGGCTGAAGCACAGCGGCAGCAGGAAGAAGCGCGACAGCAGGAAAAGGCTCAAGCTCAGGCCGAATCCGAGTGA
- the rimP gene encoding ribosome maturation factor RimP → MKDSRPVIDRITEAILPILWTLGLELVDVACAGQGPRSVVRVFIHKDGGVTLADCERAHMALGPALDVADPFPHSYTLEVSSPGLDRPFKRLQDYRRAVGKRVSVKLKEPLDGHWRVFGILEEAAEHTVILAVTEPPPPRSVSLELELIAEARLVVKL, encoded by the coding sequence GTGAAGGATTCCCGGCCGGTCATCGACCGTATTACCGAAGCGATATTACCGATCCTATGGACATTGGGGCTGGAATTGGTCGATGTCGCCTGTGCTGGTCAAGGCCCTCGCTCCGTTGTCCGGGTGTTTATCCATAAGGACGGGGGGGTTACGCTGGCCGACTGTGAGCGTGCCCATATGGCACTTGGTCCTGCATTGGATGTGGCGGATCCCTTTCCGCATTCCTATACGCTTGAAGTCTCCTCTCCGGGTCTGGATCGCCCATTCAAGCGCCTACAGGATTACCGACGAGCGGTCGGCAAGCGCGTGAGCGTCAAGCTGAAAGAGCCGCTAGACGGGCACTGGCGCGTGTTCGGAATATTGGAAGAGGCAGCGGAGCACACGGTCATACTTGCCGTGACGGAGCCGCCTCCTCCGCGTTCTGTCAGTTTGGAACTTGAGTTGATTGCCGAAGCCAGGTTAGTCGTGAAATTGTAG
- the dat gene encoding D-amino-acid transaminase, giving the protein MPDIAFVNGRFLPLADAVISIEDRGFQFGDGVYEVIRTYRGRPFEVEAHLERLDKSSRALNLPQPYSHSRWKQLIDEAVGRSSHSEAKIYIQITRGSAPRDHAYSSDLVPTTVMTVRQLHSLDPKVMASGVEVVSTEDVRWGRCDIKSVNLLANVFARQQAKIAGAFEAILVKDGLVTEGAVSNVMAIQGGTLVTAPEGHRILSGVTRSVILRLAREDGFRIEERYLSISELRDADEVFLTGTTVEVLGVVGVDGKAIGSAKPGRLTLQLSKRFRDRIA; this is encoded by the coding sequence ATGCCCGACATTGCCTTTGTCAACGGCCGCTTCCTTCCGCTTGCCGATGCGGTTATATCCATCGAGGATCGTGGATTTCAGTTCGGTGATGGTGTGTACGAGGTAATTCGCACCTACCGAGGGCGTCCTTTTGAAGTGGAGGCCCACCTGGAGCGTCTCGATAAGAGTTCCCGGGCGTTGAATCTCCCTCAACCGTATTCTCATTCGAGATGGAAGCAGTTGATTGATGAGGCTGTTGGTCGTTCCAGCCATTCTGAAGCGAAGATCTACATCCAAATCACCAGAGGGTCGGCTCCCCGAGATCATGCATACAGTTCTGACCTGGTACCTACGACCGTGATGACCGTACGGCAGCTCCACTCGTTAGATCCGAAGGTGATGGCCTCCGGGGTGGAGGTTGTCTCGACAGAGGACGTCCGGTGGGGCCGCTGCGATATCAAAAGCGTGAATCTCTTGGCAAATGTATTCGCGCGCCAGCAGGCTAAAATAGCCGGTGCCTTCGAAGCGATCCTCGTCAAAGACGGACTTGTCACCGAAGGTGCGGTGAGTAACGTCATGGCGATACAAGGAGGCACCTTGGTGACGGCGCCAGAGGGCCACCGCATTCTGTCGGGCGTGACGAGATCGGTCATTCTGCGGCTGGCGCGTGAGGATGGTTTTCGAATCGAGGAGCGCTATTTGTCAATTTCCGAGCTTCGCGATGCTGACGAGGTATTTCTCACCGGTACGACCGTGGAGGTTCTCGGGGTCGTTGGTGTGGACGGAAAGGCGATTGGGAGCGCCAAACCCGGACGTCTGACCCTGCAGTTGTCCAAGAGGTTTCGTGACCGAATTGCGTAG
- a CDS encoding protease inhibitor I42 family protein — protein MTQPEEGRGVPSGGVKLVEGSLHSPIRIHLWEDRTRGELWVPTYDGNELTLIADDYLRIAGNNAVDNGRRTFEFRAVKPGTYRVVFEKRMGWKFTAEDRRIFQVSVVPVSNPQKP, from the coding sequence ATGACGCAGCCAGAGGAAGGCCGAGGTGTACCGTCGGGCGGCGTCAAACTGGTCGAGGGATCTCTCCATAGTCCCATCAGGATCCATTTGTGGGAAGATCGTACGCGAGGTGAGCTGTGGGTTCCTACCTATGATGGAAATGAACTTACCCTGATAGCTGACGACTACCTGCGGATCGCCGGTAATAATGCCGTGGATAACGGCCGTCGTACATTCGAGTTTCGAGCCGTTAAGCCTGGTACTTATCGAGTGGTGTTCGAAAAGCGTATGGGATGGAAATTCACCGCAGAAGACCGGCGCATCTTCCAAGTTTCTGTTGTCCCGGTCTCAAATCCCCAGAAACCATAG
- a CDS encoding Rieske 2Fe-2S domain-containing protein: MAIEGFHPVGRIEDLAPGQSKVVTINNRSIALFNVDGQYFAIYNICPHEGGPLNEGRVKGFVVSCPWHDLAFDIRNGQGTDGGGYCVGSYEVRVDGGEVFVGPRRKT, encoded by the coding sequence GTGGCCATCGAAGGATTTCATCCCGTCGGTCGGATTGAAGACTTAGCGCCGGGGCAATCTAAAGTCGTGACGATCAATAACCGCTCGATCGCTCTATTCAATGTGGACGGGCAATACTTTGCGATCTATAACATCTGTCCGCATGAAGGAGGGCCTTTGAATGAGGGGCGAGTCAAAGGATTTGTCGTGTCTTGTCCATGGCATGACTTGGCCTTCGACATCCGGAACGGACAGGGAACAGACGGTGGGGGCTATTGCGTGGGGAGTTACGAAGTGCGGGTGGATGGCGGGGAAGTCTTTGTCGGTCCGCGACGGAAAACATAA
- a CDS encoding DUF192 domain-containing protein: MTSVQMSDAAQKKKRIITLILLAFLLLSLSTFLMQREETKTIIVTFPNKSEIEVEVADTPEKLLFGLAFQEALPPNGGMIYIFESTGLNRVTTKEYRFPVDLIWVDESHHIVSLTENVPPCREHACPKYGSGEPVRYVIQTEAGFVKRQGLATGEELKYTLRM, encoded by the coding sequence ATGACGTCAGTCCAGATGAGCGATGCGGCGCAAAAAAAGAAGCGTATTATTACGCTCATTCTACTCGCATTTCTTCTTCTCAGCCTCTCAACATTTTTGATGCAGCGGGAGGAGACGAAAACCATCATTGTGACGTTTCCAAACAAGTCTGAAATCGAAGTGGAAGTTGCCGACACACCGGAAAAGTTATTGTTCGGCTTGGCATTTCAAGAGGCATTGCCTCCGAATGGAGGGATGATTTATATCTTCGAATCGACGGGACTGAACCGTGTTACGACGAAAGAATATCGATTTCCTGTTGATTTGATCTGGGTCGACGAAAGTCACCATATCGTGTCCTTGACCGAAAATGTTCCACCCTGCCGGGAACATGCCTGTCCCAAATATGGATCAGGAGAGCCGGTCCGCTACGTCATTCAGACAGAAGCCGGTTTTGTGAAAAGGCAGGGGCTCGCGACCGGTGAGGAGTTGAAGTACACTCTTCGCATGTAA